In Acanthopagrus latus isolate v.2019 chromosome 16, fAcaLat1.1, whole genome shotgun sequence, one DNA window encodes the following:
- the commd8 gene encoding COMM domain-containing protein 8 has protein sequence MVDTLSRVPVTDCVKLCHRVVDGLCGRECPTRGDYSTIWSPEEWLDLLNSLTAVCRLAVGNNSSDEEVLAGLSGVGNSHAEAVLSVMRARREEIRRSLLDRTNSISSATLQDFDWQLKVALSSDKISSLHTPLLSLSLDVKENSALRSFTMEMNREELNTLVSSLEAANKVVLQLK, from the exons ATGGTGGACACACTGAGCAGGGTCCCCGTCACAGACTGTGTCAAA ctttgtCACAGGGTGGTGGATGGACTGTGTGGGCGGGAGTGTCCCACCAGGGGAGATTACAGTACCATTTGGAGCCCAGAGGAGTGGCTGGACCTGCTCAACTCCCTGACTGCCGTCTGCCGCCTGGCGGTGGGGAACAACAGCTCGGATGAAGAG GTGCTGGCCGGGCTGTCGGGGGTGGGCAACAGCCATGCAGAGGCGGTGCTGAGTGTGATGAGAGCCCGACGAGAGGAGATCCGCCGCTCTCTGCTGGACAGAACCAACTCCATCTCCTCTGCTACTCTGCAGGACTTTGACTGGCAGCTTAAG GTAGCTCTGTCCAGTGATAAGATCTCATCTCTCCACACTCCTCTGCTTAGTCTCAGTCTGGATGTGAAAGAGAACAGTGCCCTGCGGTCTTTCACCATGGAAATGAACAGAGAGGAGTTGAACACACTTGTCAGTTCACTAGAGGCGGCTAATAAG GTGGTGCTGCAGTTGAAGTGA